The sequence below is a genomic window from Halosolutus gelatinilyticus.
GGGACCTGTACATCACGAACCTCGTGAAGGTCCGGCCGCCGGAGAACCGCGATCCGCACGTCGCCGAGATCGAGGGGTGGTGGCCCGTGCTCGAGGCCGAGATCGATCGCGTCGATCCCGCGGTGCTCGTCCCGCTCGGGAGTTTCGCGGCGCGGCAGATCCTCGATACCGACGAGACGATCACCGACCTGCACGGCCGGGAGATCGAACGGGAGGGACGGCTCGTCGTGCCGTCGTTTCACCCGGCTGCGGCGCTGTACGATCGGAGCAAGGTCGAGGTGATCGAGACGGATCTGGCGGCCGCGTTCGACCGAGCCTGAGCGGTGAGGCGCGCGCTGCGGCCGATCGGGACGACGGCCGGATCAGCCGGCCGAAAGCG
It includes:
- a CDS encoding uracil-DNA glycosylase; the encoded protein is MSDRDLDWTFETEFAGALETVPDEHRDPERFVPGRGPLSADVVLVGEAPGKQEVAQGEPFVGQAGAQLDRALETIDHDRGDLYITNLVKVRPPENRDPHVAEIEGWWPVLEAEIDRVDPAVLVPLGSFAARQILDTDETITDLHGREIEREGRLVVPSFHPAAALYDRSKVEVIETDLAAAFDRA